In a genomic window of Erigeron canadensis isolate Cc75 chromosome 5, C_canadensis_v1, whole genome shotgun sequence:
- the LOC122599035 gene encoding probable plastid-lipid-associated protein 4, chloroplastic, which produces MALLSTPSSTSTTPHHYLPKLFPSHSSSSSSSLPTITFPAKPITTHHLSPPPITKFRTNVSFFTDFLNKPSKNVESIKQELLDAIDPLDRGADASLEDQQSIEQIVRKLEAANPTKEPLKSPLLNGKWELIYTTSQSILQTKRPKFLRSRVNYQAINADTLRAQNLESFPTFNQVTADLTPVNSKKVAVKFDYFKIFGLIPVKAPETAVGSLEVTYLDEELRVSRGDKGNLFVLRMVDPSYQVPV; this is translated from the exons ATGGCTTTGTTATCCACTCCATCATCAACAAGCACCACCCCACACCACTATCTGCCTAAACTCTTCCCCTCTcactcctcctcctcctcctcctccctTCCCACCATCACTTTTCCGGCGAAACCCATCACCACCCACCACCTTTCACCACCACCCATTACAAAATTTAGAACTAATGTATCTTTTTTCACAGATTTTTTGAACAAACCCTCCAAAAATGTAGAATCCATTAAACAAGAGCTTCTTGATGCCATTGATCCTCTTGACCGTGGTGCTGATGCTTCCCTTGAAGATCAACAATCCATTGAGCAG ATAGTTCGAAAACTTGAAGCAGCAAATCCAACAAAGGAGCCGCTCAAGTCTCCATTACTTAACGGGAAATGGGAACTCATATACACCACCTCACAATCGATTCTGCAAACTAAG AGACCCAAGTTCCTTAGGTCGCGTGTAAACTATCAAGCGATTAATGCAGACACACTTAGAGCTCAAAATCTGGAATCATTCCCCACCTTTAACCAG GTTACAGCGGATCTAACACCAGTGAACTCCAAAAAGGTGGctgtcaaatttgattatttcaaGATTTTTGGATTG ATACCCGTTAAAGCGCCAGAGACAGCTGTAGGTTCACTTGAAGTAACTTACTTGGATGAAGAGTTGAG GGTATCAAGAGGTGACAAAGGAAACTTGTTCGTTTTAAGGATGGTCGATCCCTCTTATCAAGTACCCGTGTGA